A stretch of the Salminus brasiliensis chromosome 19, fSalBra1.hap2, whole genome shotgun sequence genome encodes the following:
- the chrm1a gene encoding muscarinic acetylcholine receptor M1 → MNTTAATFTLSNTSNDTAEPAGGAITWRMAMITLITVPLSVITIIGNILVIVSFRVNPLLRTVSNYFLLSLAVADLILGTISMNLYTTYILIGRWTLGNLACDVWLAVDYVASNASVMNLLAISFDRYLSVTRPLTYRASRTTKRAALMISLAWGVSFILWAPAILFWQHIVGQRTVAEDQCSIQFLSEPVITFGTAIAAFYLPVSVMVALYWKVYRETEKRSQQLAVLMASRGGDTKRSSQRSSELQQPQPRLQETIQPNPEGRQRSLCPSITHCTAAWWKKKRESYIKPPTHTVLTNSLPQTDTNGSLSNKDEEKFTAYIPLVRINKRLDSVNDSDMESDVHVADCQSDSQQSVGQSSGSCPSEDTPASSLSQTRAQRSRKPRSWSLIREKKAARTLSAILLAFIVTWTPYNIMVLVSTFCDHCVPEGLWQLGYWLCYVNSTVNPVCYALCNKQFRVTFKALLLCRWKELRKGTRWTMSRGS, encoded by the exons ATGAACACCACGGCAGCCACTTTTACTCTGTCCAACACTTCCAATGATACTGCAGAGCCTGCTGGGGGGGCTATCACCTGGAGGATGGCCATGATCACTTTGATAACCGTCCCGCTCTCAGTGATCACCATCATAGGCAACATCCTGGTTATTGTCTCCTTCAGGGTCAACCCTCTCCTCAGGACGGTCAGTAACTATTTCCTGTTGAGCTTGGCTGTGGCTGACCTCATCCTAGGCACCATCTCAATGAACCTGTACACTACCTACATCCTGATTGGCCGCTGGACACTAGGAAATTTGGCCTGTGATGTCTGGTTGGCTGTGGATTACGTGGCCAGCAATGCCTCTgtcatgaacctgttggccaTCAGCTTTGACCGCTACTTGTCTGTCACTCGACCTCTGACCTATCGGGCCAGTCGGACCACCAAAAGAGCAGCACTGATGATCAGCCTGGCCTGGGGGGTGTCATTTATACTTTGGGCGCCAGCCATCTTGTTCTGGCAACACATAGTGGGCCAGAGGACAGTGGCGGAAGACCAGTGTTCAATCCAGTTCTTGTCCGAGCCAGTGATCACGTTTGGAACGGCTATTGCTGCTTTCTACTTGCCAGTCAGTGTGATGGTGGCCCTGTACTGGAAGGTGTaccgagagacagagaaacGCTCGCAGCAACTGGCGGTGTTGATGGCATCTCGAGGGGGTGATACCAAAAGGTCATCACAG AGGTCATCCGAGCTGCAGCAGCCCCAGCCCAGGCTTCAGGAAACCATCCAGCCGAATCCAGAGGGCAGGCAAAGGAGCCTCTGTCCCTCAATCacccactgcactgctgcatggtggaagaagaagagagagagctacattAAACCTCCTACACACACGGTCCTCACAAACAGCCTCCCACAGACTGACACCAACGGCAGCCTCAGCAATAAAGACGAGGAGAAATTCACAGCCTACATTCCTCTTGTTCGGATAAATAAGAGACTAGATTCTGTGAACGACTCGGACATGGAGTCGGATGTCCATGTGGCGGACTGTCAGTCAGACAGCCAGCAGTCAGTAGGCCAATCTAGTGGCTCCTGCCCGAGCGAAGACACGCCAGCTTCTTCTCTTTCACAGACGAGGGCCCAGAGAAGCCGCAAGCCCCGTAGCTGGTCTCTGATCAGAGAAAAGAAGGCGGCTCGGACACTGAGTGCTATCCTCCTGGCCTTCATAGTCACATGGACGCCTTACAACATCATGGTACTGGTCTCCACCTTCTGTGACCACTGTGTTCCTGAGGGACTGTGGCAGCTGGGCTACTGGCTCTGCTACGTCAATAGCACAGTGAACCCTGTCTGCTATGCGCTCTGCAATAAACAGTTCCGGGTCACCTTTAAGGCCCTGCTGCTCTGCAGGTGGAAGGAGCTAAGGAAGGGGACTAGGTGGACTATGTCACGGGGCAGTTAG
- the dpf2l gene encoding D4, zinc and double PHD fingers family 2, like, whose amino-acid sequence MAAAVENVVKVLGEQYYKDAMEQCHSYNARLCAERSILMPFLDSQTGVAQSNCYIWMEKRHRSAGIAPGQLYTYPARRWRKKRRAHPPEDPALVFPPLKSAELELGLKKDVLGTLDGSSLEALLKGEPLDKRAPPELRGPEEDTNLPEIAGATGASSHSSSTRVRKRILEPEDYLDDLDDEDFEEETPKRRKGKSKGRGVGNGKKKLEAAAAALEDRDKPYACDICGKRYKNRPGLSYHYTHSHLADEEGEDKEEAEIHTPAPQEETKTPKKGPNGLAPPNDYCDFCLGDSNMNQKTGQSEELVSCSDCGRSGHPSCLQFTAVMMAAVKTYRWQCIECKCCNVCGTSENDDQLLFCDDCDRGYHMYCLTPPMSDPPEGSWSCRLCLDLLKDKASIYQSQNPAME is encoded by the exons GTTGGGGGAACAATACTACAAAGATGCCATGGAGCAGTGCCACAGCTACAATGCCAGGCTGTGTGCAGAGAGAAGCATTCTCATGCCCTTTCTGGACTCCCAGACTGGAGTAGCTCAAAGCAACTGCTACATCTGGATGGAAAAAAGACACAGGAGTGCAG GTATAGCACCAGGCCAGCTGTACACATACCCTGCCCGTCGCTGGAGAAAAAAGAGGCGAGCGCATCCGCCAGAAGATCCTGCTTTGGTTTTCCCCCCACTCAAATCAG CGGAGCTGGAATTGGGGCTAAAGAAAGATGTGTTGGGGACGTTGGATGGTAGCAGTCTGGAGGCCTTGCTGAAAGGAGAACCACTAGACAAGAGAGCCCCTCCAGAACTCAGGGGCCCAGAGGAAGACACCAATTTGCCAGAAATTGCAGGAGCAACTGGGGCAAGTAGCCACAGCAGCTCCACACGTGTCCGAAAG AGAATCTTGGAACCAGAAGATTATCTGGATGACTTGGATGATGAAGACTTTGAGGAAGAGACCCCAAAAAGACGAAAAGGAAAATCCAAG GGTCGTGGAGttggaaatggaaagaaaaaatTGGAAGCTGCTGCAGCAGCACTGGAAGACCGTGATAAACCTTATGCCTGTGACA TTTGTGGAAAGCGTTATAAGAATCGGCCAGGCTTGAGTTACCACTACACCCACTCTCACCTGGCTGATGAAGAGggggaagacaaagaagaagctGAGATCCACACTCCTGCACCACAGGAGGAGACAAAGA CCCCTAAGAAAGGACCTAATGGTTTGGCACCTCCGAATGATTACTGTGATTTCTGCCTGGGCGACTCGAACATGAACCAGAAGACCGGCCAGTCTGAGGAGCTTGTGTCCTGCTCTGACTGTGGACGTTCAG GCCATCCTTCTTGTTTGCAGTTCACCGCAGTGATGATGGCAGCAGTGAAAACATATCGCTGGCAGTGTATTGAATGCAAATGCTGCAATGTTTGTGGTACATCTGAGAATGAC GATCAACTCCTGTTTTGCGATGACTGTGACAGAGGATACCATATGTACTGCCTCACTCCCCCCATGTCAGACCCCCCCGAAG GAAGCTGGAGTTGTCGCTTGTGTCTGGATCTTCTAAAGGATAAGGCTTCCATCTACCAAAGCCAAAACCCTGCAATGGAGTAA